Proteins from a genomic interval of Zingiber officinale cultivar Zhangliang chromosome 2A, Zo_v1.1, whole genome shotgun sequence:
- the LOC122043114 gene encoding putative 4-hydroxy-4-methyl-2-oxoglutarate aldolase 2, protein MSALPLATAEACDANVHLILNGELRALQPIFQIYGRRQVFSGPIVTLKVFEDNVLIREFLEERGNGRVLVVDGGASMRCAILGGNPVQQAQNNGWAGIVVNGCIRDVDEINGCDIGVRALGSHPMKANKKGFGERHAAVNIAGTRICDGEWLYADSDGILISRTEISI, encoded by the coding sequence ATGTCTGCTTTACCATTAGCAACTGCTGAAGCATGCGATGCCAATGTACATTTAATCCTGAACGGCGAGCTCCGGGCCCTCCAACCAATCTTCCAAATCTATGGCCGGAGGCAGGTCTTCTCCGGTCCCATCGTCACTCTCAAGGTCTTTGAGGACAATGTCCTCATCCGTGAGTTCCTCGAGGAGAGAGGCAACGGCCGTGTTCTCGTTGTCGACGGAGGAGCAAGCATGCGTTGCGCCATCTTGGGAGGTAACCCGGTTCAGCAGGCACAGAACAACGGCTGGGCCGGTATCGTGGTCAACGGTTGCATCAGGGATGTGGACGAGATCAACGGGTGCGACATCGGTGTGAGGGCCTTGGGCTCTCACCCCATGAAAGCAAACAAAAAGGGATTCGGGGAGAGGCACGCAGCGGTTAACATCGCCGGGACGAGGATCTGTGACGGCGAGTGGCTCTACGCAGACAGTGATGGCATTTTGATTTCCAGGACTGAAATCTCTATATGA
- the LOC122043116 gene encoding plant UBX domain-containing protein 7-like: MDPLLPSLEERQLLVSSFLQIVVGQTTAIATQFLQEARWNLHDAIRLFFYVKDSGGVSSHSMPPPANGNLSELESSIGNISFVRDDPVDEDRPSSLARLQSGQVVAPCNDDSVSRRSAVRGSKESAPPRVSLPFPEKGSKANHLSLCQKRPREYDSVFTNIQDSEDPSKRQCLLDNEPNRDKNGGVFSSGKLAHRILPEEPKDTKEVCRIRIRLPDDGRFIQRNFLRTDPIELLWPFCSSLLENGQGRGRGFHFTQAIPGASKNLEYNSNLTFEEAGLSDWVVTLVLD, from the exons ATGGATCCCCTCCTCCCATCGTTGGAGGAGCGTCAGCTTCTGGTCTCGTCCTTCCTCCAGATTGTCGTCGGCCAGACGACCGCCATCGCCACCCAATTCCTTCAG GAAGCAAGATGGAATCTTCACGACGCTATTCGACTATTCTTCTATGTCAAAGACAGCGGTGGGGTTTCATCGCATTCCATGCCTCCGCCGGCCAATGGAAATCTCAG TGAACTGGAGAGCTCTATTGGCAACATAAGTTTTGTGCGAGATGATCCAGTGGATGAAGATCGACCTTCGTCGTTGGCTAG GCTTCAATCAGGTCAAGTGGTTGCACCCTGCAATGATGATTCGGTATCAAGACGATCTGCTGTGCGGGGATCAAAAGAAAGTGCACCACCAAGG GTTTCTCTTCCATTTCCAGAGAAAGGTTCAAAGGCGAATCATTTGTCTCTCTGTCAGAAACGTCCAAGAGAATATGATTCTGTGTTCACAAACATACAAG ACTCTGAGGATCCTTCTAAGAGGCAATGCCTACTCGACAATGAACCTAACCGGGATAAAAATGGTGGCGTCTTCTCAAGTGGAAAGCTGGCACATCGTATTCTCCCGGAAGAACCGAAGGATACAAAAGAAGTTTGTAGAATTCGGATACGTCTTCCTGACGATGGGCGTTTTATTCAGAGGAACTTTCTTCGAACTGACCCAATAGAG CTTTTGTGGCCTTTCTGTTCTTCGCTTCTAGAGAATGGACAAGGCCGCGGCCGCGGTTTCCACTTCACTCAAGCCATTCCCGGTGCATCGAAAAACCTAGAATACAATAGCAACTTAACTTTCGAAGAAGCGGGGTTATCAGATTGGGTGGTTACCTTGGTTTTGGATTGA
- the LOC122043113 gene encoding probable adenylate kinase 6, chloroplastic, which produces MAARTRLMRRATARNVREAVRWMSSSEISDSDMRCRPSVSHKGSSSSSSDPGLRSVQWVFLGCPGVGKGTYASRLSRLVSVPHIATGDLVRDELASSGPLSKQLAEIVNQGHLVSDEIIINLLSKRLEDGVNKGESGFILDGFPRTTRQAEILGGVTEIDLVVNLRLREDILLTKCLGRRICSQCGGNFNVASIDIKGENGRPDIIMAPILPPEHCMSKLITRADDTREVVKERLRVYHEMSEPVEEFYRKRGKLLEFELPGGISESWPKLLQALKLDNLSEEQSAAA; this is translated from the exons ATGGCGGCCCGGACCCGCCTGATGAGACGCGCGACTGCGCGCAACGTACGCGAGGCGGTGAGGTGGATGTCGTCGTCGGAGATTTCCGATTCGGACATGAGGTGTCGCCCGAGCGTTTCCCACAAGGGATCCTCGTCTTCGTCGAGCGATCCCGGGTTGCGGAGCGTGCAGTGGGTCTTCCTAGGGTGCCCGGGCGTCGGGAAGGGGACCTATGCCAGTCGCCTCTCTCGGCTCGTCAGCGTGCCTCACATCGCCACAGGGGATCTCGTCAGGGACGAGCTCGCCTCCTCTGGACCTCTCTCTAAACAG CTTGCGGAAATTGTGAATCAAGGGCATTTAGTGTCTGATGAGATTATCATCAATCTCTTATCCAAGCGTCTAGAAGATGGAGTAAATAAAGGTGAATCAGGATTTATTCTTGATGGTTTTCCTCGAACAACACGACAAGCA GAAATTCTAGGGGGAGTAACAGAAATTGACCTGGTTGTCAACCTGAGACTCAGAGAAGATATACTGCTCACAAAGTGTCTCGGGAGAAGAATTTGCAGCCAATGTGGGGGTAACTTTAATGTTGCCTCCATTGATATCAAGGGAGAAAATGGGAGACCAGATATAATTATGGCTCCAATTTTGCCTCCCGAACATTGTATGTCAAAGCTCATTACTCGAGCAGATGACACTAGAGAGGTGGTGAAAGAACGGTTGCGCGTATACCATGAAATG AGCGAGCCCGTAGAAGAGTTCTATCGCAAGCGCGGGAAGCTCTTGGAGTTCGAGCTGCCTGGAGGAATCTCTGAATCTTGGCCGAAGCTATTGCAAGCTCTGAAACTCGACAACCTCAGCGAGGAGCAATCAGCTGCAGCATGA
- the LOC122043112 gene encoding uncharacterized protein LOC122043112, producing METTTNNGSQQKSIGSSFSHPSMVSFQPGTVDSSTEMVNGYIPTFDGNSSMASIFMCAGSGVINHMDTATQAQYTPGSVLQELMPRFTNVSGSPAYWSPGEVDILNRGLISFASESSIQQYSKIAAMLPQKTIRDVALRCQWIISKENVKRRKTGEYYASKMMKDTKERRTGIPSASTSMAPDLLTMHHLNIHDQLLSEEMKSILIKNETCLRAIAQNLEGGMMQNNLSLFRYMRNNIATAENRINTLPRGMNQLPGSLKQIPPIPVSANDELLSSLIPLNEHVIYTTPGGSSSNLQSDLTCYRPPNTG from the exons ATGGAGACTACTACTAACAATGGTTCTCAGCAAAAAAGTATAGGTTCTTCATTTAGTCATCCTAGCATGGTCTCTTTCCAGCCAGGAACAGTAGATAGCTCAACAGAGATGGTTAATGGTTACATACCCACTTTTGATGGAAACAGTAGCATGGCCAGCATTTTTATGTGCGCTGGCTCTGGTGTGATCAATCACATGGATACAGCAACTCAAGCTCAGTACACTCCTGGATCTGTTCTTCAGGAACTGATGCCTAGGTTTACAAATGTTTCTGGTTCACCTGCGTATTGGTCTCCAGGAGAAGTTGATATATTAAACAGAGGCCTCATAAG CTTTGCAAGTGAATCGAGTATACAACAGTACTCCAAGATAGCTGCTATGCTGCCTCAGAAGACTATACGGGATGTTGCTTTGAGATGCCAATGGATTATT AGCAAGGAAAATGTAAAAAGGAGGAAGACAGGAGAATATTATGCATCAAAAATGATGAAAGACACGAAG GAAAGGAGGACGGGCATTCCCTCAGCAAGTACTTCTATGGCTCCTGATCTACTAACAATGCATCATTTGAACATCCATGATCAACTTCTATCCGAAG AAATGAAGAGTATTCTCATAAAAAATGAAACATGTCTAAGAGCAATTGCACAAAATCTTGAGGGAGGCATG ATGCAAAACAACTTAAGTTTGTTCCGTTATATGAGAAACAACATTGCCACCGCGGAGAATAG AATAAATACTCTACCTAGAGGAATGAACCAACTTCCTGGGTCATTGAAACAAATACCTCCTATTCCAGTATCCGCAAACGATGAGCTTCTCAGCAGCCTCATACCTCTGAATGAACAT GTTATCTACACCACACCTGGTGGAAGCAGCAGTAACTTGCAGTCGGATCTAACATGCTACAGACCTCCTAATACAGGCTGA
- the LOC122043111 gene encoding ATP-dependent Clp protease adapter protein CLPS2, chloroplastic-like, producing the protein MAISSRGAVNFFLAMPVPCPPYLPISTSYASPIKRMVGVRLAAAIAGPISVIAGFGDSKGGSGLLERPTFDLSQFDAVPQVQEGGDIGRLTTRRGVGRGDNYKVLLIDDQKHTEKLVKNVLPQVVPSVTSDLARELFHESREMGVALVIITVKEHAEFYAQMMTLHGLRSAIEADSNLET; encoded by the exons ATGGCGATTAGCTCCAGAGGCGCCGTCAACTTCTTCCTCGCCATGCCCGTTCCTTGCCCTCCTTATCTCCCCATTTCCACCTCCTACGCTTCCCCGATCAAGCGAATGGTCGGCGTGAGGTTGGCCGCCGCCATTGCCGGTCCGATCTCTGTGATCGCAGGTTTTGGGGATTCGAAGGGAGGATCTGGTCTCTTGGAGCGACCTACCTTCGATCTGTCCCAGTTCGATGCCGTTCCTCAAGTCCAGGAAG GTGGGGATATCGGTCGGCTTACTACAAGGAGGGGAGTGGGAAGAGGAGACAACTATAAAGTTCTGCTTATTGACGACCAAAAGCACACTGAAAAACTTG TCAAAAATGTGTTGCCACAAGTTGTTCCTTCAGTTACTTCTGATCTCGCTAGGGAGCTCTTTCATGAATCGCGGGAGATGGGCGTCGCATTGGTTATCATTACTGTCAAG GAGCATGCGGAATTCTACGCCCAAATGATGACCCTTCATGGATTGCGATCAGCAATAGAAGCAGATTCCAACTTGGAAACATGA